A window of the Roseovarius carneus genome harbors these coding sequences:
- a CDS encoding UxaA family hydrolase, protein MTSKYSNTTVQGYRRENGRVGVRNHVIILPVDDISNAACEAVANNVKGTMAIPHAYGRLQFGEDLDTHFRTIIGTGANANVAAVVVIGIEPGWTKKIADGIRLTGKPVAEFSIEQKGDFETIRAASWAAKDFVHHATEIQREECSINELWISTKCGESDTTTGLGSCPTVGNMYDKLLPEGITGFFGETSEITGAEHICKERAATPEVGERWYKMWKAYQDDVIFAHQTDDLSDSQPTKGNIEGGLTTIEEKALGNLEKIGRTSTYIDILEPAEAPAKGNGLYFMDSSSAAAECVTLMAAGGAVLHTFPTGQGNVVGNPIVPVIKITANPRTVRTMAEHVDLDVSGILRREQTIDEAGDALIEMIRRTANGRNTAAEALGHREFSMTKLYRSA, encoded by the coding sequence ATGACATCCAAATATTCAAACACCACCGTCCAAGGGTATCGCCGTGAAAACGGCCGGGTGGGCGTGCGCAATCACGTCATCATCCTGCCTGTGGATGACATCTCCAACGCGGCCTGCGAAGCGGTTGCCAACAACGTCAAAGGGACCATGGCGATCCCGCATGCGTATGGGCGTCTGCAATTCGGCGAAGATCTCGACACCCACTTTCGCACCATCATCGGCACCGGCGCCAATGCCAATGTCGCCGCTGTTGTCGTGATCGGGATCGAGCCGGGCTGGACCAAGAAAATCGCCGACGGCATCCGTCTGACGGGCAAGCCTGTTGCCGAATTCTCCATTGAGCAAAAGGGCGATTTCGAGACAATCCGTGCCGCTTCTTGGGCTGCCAAGGATTTCGTCCACCACGCGACCGAGATCCAGCGCGAGGAATGCTCGATCAACGAGCTGTGGATCTCCACTAAATGCGGTGAGAGCGACACGACCACAGGTCTGGGCTCCTGCCCGACCGTTGGGAACATGTACGACAAACTGCTGCCAGAAGGCATCACCGGGTTCTTTGGTGAGACCTCCGAGATCACTGGCGCAGAGCATATCTGCAAAGAGCGTGCAGCGACCCCGGAAGTGGGCGAGCGGTGGTACAAAATGTGGAAGGCCTATCAGGACGATGTGATCTTCGCGCATCAGACCGATGACCTGAGCGACAGCCAGCCCACCAAAGGCAACATCGAAGGCGGCCTGACCACAATTGAGGAAAAAGCCCTTGGGAACCTCGAAAAAATTGGTCGTACCTCGACTTATATCGACATTCTTGAGCCCGCCGAAGCACCGGCTAAGGGCAATGGTCTGTACTTCATGGACTCCTCCTCTGCGGCTGCGGAATGCGTGACCTTGATGGCTGCCGGTGGCGCCGTGCTGCACACTTTCCCGACTGGGCAGGGCAATGTGGTCGGTAACCCGATTGTGCCAGTGATCAAGATCACGGCAAACCCGCGCACCGTGCGTACCATGGCCGAGCATGTGGATCTGGATGTCTCTGGCATCCTGCGCCGCGAGCAAACCATCGACGAGGCAGGCGACGCGCTGATCGAGATGATCCGCCGCACTGCCAATGGCCGCAACACAGCCGCCGAAGCACTGGGTCACCGGGAATTCTCGATGACCAAACTGTATCGCAGCGCCTGA
- a CDS encoding UxaA family hydrolase gives MADTKPIPNEIPHLLVHEEADNVGVVVVEGLVAGTDMLCCITHDNSTFRLTAKHDVPIGHKIALKDLKSGDTATKYGEDIGKITADIGQGEHVHTQNCKTKRW, from the coding sequence ATGGCTGATACAAAACCAATCCCGAACGAGATTCCGCACCTGCTGGTCCATGAAGAGGCCGACAATGTTGGCGTCGTCGTGGTCGAGGGTCTGGTGGCTGGCACCGATATGTTGTGCTGCATCACGCACGACAACTCAACCTTCCGGCTGACAGCCAAGCATGATGTGCCGATTGGCCACAAAATCGCGCTCAAAGACCTCAAGTCCGGTGATACCGCCACCAAATACGGCGAAGACATCGGCAAGATCACGGCTGATATCGGTCAGGGCGAGCATGTCCACACTCAAAACTGCAAAACGAAGCGCTGGTAA
- a CDS encoding SDR family NAD(P)-dependent oxidoreductase, which produces MDARDHPDLTGHVACVTGASSGLGRRAALVLSQAGAKVIAVARRAEALETLQAEAPGDVFALPYDLSDRAGLADLATRTAAPFGAPDIVVHAAGINTRETADTVTPEGWDITLNLNLAVPFFLSQHLVPGMRAKGWGRIVNFASLQSHRAFPGGLSYGASKGGISQLTRAMAEAWSSDGITVNAIGPGFFRTELTAAVFNDPERAARNAAQTCIGRNGEPEDIDGPLLFLCSDACAYVTGQVLMVDGGFTAK; this is translated from the coding sequence ATGGATGCGCGCGATCATCCTGACCTGACCGGCCATGTTGCCTGTGTCACCGGGGCCAGTTCCGGCCTTGGTCGGCGCGCGGCACTTGTGCTGTCGCAGGCAGGGGCCAAGGTGATTGCAGTCGCGCGCCGTGCCGAAGCGCTGGAGACGCTGCAAGCGGAAGCCCCCGGCGATGTTTTCGCCTTACCCTATGATCTGAGTGACCGCGCGGGACTTGCAGATCTGGCCACCCGCACCGCTGCTCCCTTTGGGGCGCCCGATATCGTGGTGCATGCCGCAGGCATCAACACCCGCGAGACGGCAGACACCGTGACCCCTGAAGGGTGGGACATTACCCTCAACCTGAACCTTGCCGTGCCGTTCTTTTTGTCCCAGCATCTCGTGCCGGGCATGCGGGCGAAAGGCTGGGGGCGGATCGTCAATTTTGCCTCGCTCCAGTCGCACCGCGCTTTTCCGGGCGGCCTCAGCTATGGCGCGTCGAAGGGTGGGATTTCCCAGCTGACCCGTGCCATGGCCGAGGCGTGGTCATCGGATGGGATCACTGTAAATGCCATCGGTCCGGGATTTTTCCGCACCGAGTTGACAGCCGCCGTGTTCAATGACCCCGAGCGGGCCGCCCGCAATGCCGCGCAAACCTGTATCGGGCGCAACGGCGAGCCGGAGGACATTGACGGACCTTTGCTGTTTCTGTGCTCGGACGCTTGCGCCTATGTCACGGGGCAGGTTCTGATGGTTGACGGAGGGTTCACCGCGAAATGA
- a CDS encoding zinc-dependent alcohol dehydrogenase, whose amino-acid sequence MKALVYTGIETLELRDVPDPVLADDHHLIRIDSVGICGSDMHAYLGHDDRRPAPLILGHEAAGTVQGGPLDGARVTINPLVTCGTCSACVAGRDNLCSTRQIISMMPREGAFAQFVAMPERNLVRVPDAVSLEKASLAEPVAVGWHAIRLGLENLGGDRANSALVIGGGAIGVASAISLIAQGVRDVTLVEPNALRRDHLDLGAHVRVLAPEQIDGMLFDITVDCVGYDATRATACAATRPGGVILHVGLGGGTAGLDIRRLTLQEISFIGTYTYTAQDFRDTCAAMFDGRLGPLDWTETRPLKGGARAFSDLRKGVIAAPKIILKPA is encoded by the coding sequence ATGAAAGCGCTTGTGTATACCGGCATCGAGACGCTGGAGTTGCGTGATGTTCCGGACCCCGTTCTGGCCGATGATCACCATCTGATCCGCATCGACAGTGTCGGCATTTGCGGCTCTGACATGCATGCCTATCTGGGTCACGATGACCGGCGGCCTGCACCGCTGATTTTGGGTCATGAAGCCGCAGGGACCGTGCAAGGCGGGCCGCTGGATGGCGCCCGCGTCACGATAAATCCGCTGGTGACATGCGGCACGTGCTCGGCCTGTGTGGCGGGCCGTGACAATCTGTGCAGCACGCGCCAGATCATCTCCATGATGCCGCGCGAGGGGGCTTTTGCGCAATTTGTCGCCATGCCGGAACGTAATCTGGTGCGCGTGCCGGATGCGGTCTCGTTGGAGAAAGCCTCGCTGGCAGAACCGGTCGCTGTGGGCTGGCACGCCATTCGTCTGGGGCTGGAGAATTTGGGCGGTGACCGCGCGAACAGCGCCTTGGTCATCGGCGGCGGTGCAATTGGCGTGGCCAGCGCCATCAGCCTGATCGCGCAAGGTGTTAGGGATGTGACTCTGGTCGAGCCTAACGCGCTGCGCCGCGATCATCTGGACCTTGGCGCGCATGTGCGCGTTCTGGCCCCTGAGCAGATCGATGGGATGCTCTTCGACATTACCGTGGATTGTGTGGGCTATGATGCCACCCGCGCCACGGCCTGTGCCGCCACGCGTCCGGGCGGTGTGATCTTGCATGTGGGCTTGGGCGGAGGCACCGCTGGCCTCGATATCCGCCGTTTGACCCTGCAAGAGATCAGCTTCATCGGCACGTATACCTATACCGCGCAGGATTTCCGCGACACCTGCGCCGCAATGTTCGACGGGCGGCTTGGGCCGCTTGACTGGACAGAAACACGCCCGCTCAAGGGGGGTGCCAGGGCGTTTTCAGACCTCCGCAAAGGTGTGATCGCAGCACCGAAAATAATTCTCAAACCTGCATAA
- a CDS encoding YeiH family protein, with protein MIFSGWVTRTQAMMPGVTVAVIIALASKFISEHYGAPSMLLALLFGISLNFLSVDERCGPGVTMSARTLLRLGVALLGLRISFDMVGALGWPIVAMVVTMVPVTILFGLLASRFFGFRYRFAFLSAGAVAICGASAALAIAAILPKDEKSDDRLVFTVVGVTILSTVAMIAYPILSQFLGFDDVTAGIYLGATIHDVAQVVGAGFSISEEAGETATLVKLLRVAMLAPVVIIASIFLRSVTTSDASGARPPLIPGFVLAFILLAALNSMVALPAPMRAIAVDGSGWFLLTAIAAVGLKTRPVEILKVGKPAAALLLAETVFLATMVALALTYLPLLPT; from the coding sequence ATGATTTTTTCCGGTTGGGTCACCCGCACCCAGGCAATGATGCCGGGTGTGACGGTGGCGGTGATCATCGCGCTGGCAAGTAAATTCATCTCCGAGCATTATGGCGCACCCTCCATGTTGCTGGCTCTTTTGTTTGGGATCAGCCTGAATTTTCTTTCTGTGGACGAACGCTGTGGTCCGGGCGTTACAATGAGTGCGCGCACACTTTTGCGGCTGGGCGTGGCGCTTTTGGGGCTTCGGATCAGTTTTGACATGGTCGGCGCACTTGGGTGGCCTATTGTGGCGATGGTCGTGACGATGGTGCCTGTAACCATTCTATTCGGCCTGCTGGCATCGCGGTTCTTCGGCTTCCGCTACCGCTTTGCGTTTTTATCGGCGGGGGCAGTTGCCATCTGTGGTGCCTCGGCAGCCCTCGCGATTGCGGCGATCCTCCCAAAGGATGAAAAATCGGACGACAGGCTGGTATTTACCGTTGTGGGCGTCACTATTTTATCCACCGTCGCCATGATTGCCTATCCGATCCTGAGCCAGTTCCTGGGGTTCGACGATGTGACTGCGGGCATCTATCTGGGGGCGACAATCCACGATGTGGCGCAGGTGGTAGGGGCCGGTTTCTCGATATCGGAAGAGGCAGGCGAGACCGCGACGCTGGTGAAACTTCTGCGGGTGGCGATGCTGGCCCCGGTTGTGATCATTGCGTCGATCTTTCTGCGCAGCGTCACGACCTCTGATGCCTCTGGCGCCCGCCCCCCCCTGATACCCGGTTTCGTACTGGCATTCATTTTGCTGGCGGCACTGAATTCCATGGTGGCCCTGCCAGCCCCGATGCGGGCCATCGCGGTTGACGGGTCGGGGTGGTTTCTGCTGACAGCAATCGCCGCAGTTGGTCTCAAGACACGCCCTGTCGAAATCCTGAAAGTCGGAAAGCCTGCGGCGGCCCTTTTGTTGGCCGAGACGGTCTTCTTGGCGACAATGGTTGCGCTGGCGCTCACCTATCTACCTCTTCTTCCCACCTGA
- a CDS encoding Ldh family oxidoreductase: protein MTDRTNISLADARQLVQSALIAVGVPRDVSASVATAIVAAEAEGQVGHGFSRLGDYAAQFASGKINRSALITTHSRGPASLLINADQGFAFPALDKALAAGLPLSQEMGIAIMAIANSHHCGALSVQVEKIANAGLIGIMVANAPKAIAPWGGKAPLFGTNPIAFATPQANGAPLVIDLSLSKVARGKVMNAHKSNQQIPLGWALDAQGNPTTDPAEALAGTMQPIGEAKGTALALMVEILAAAFTGSAMSHEAGTFFDADGPAPRVGQTLIAIRPDASSDFLARVSALLDTIQSMEGARPPGARRRQEILRSEAEGLCVPTQYIDVAKSLANGA, encoded by the coding sequence GTGACTGACCGAACCAATATTTCGCTCGCAGATGCGAGACAGCTGGTGCAATCCGCCTTGATCGCGGTGGGCGTGCCTCGGGATGTGTCCGCATCGGTGGCAACAGCCATTGTCGCGGCGGAGGCGGAAGGTCAGGTTGGTCACGGCTTCTCGCGTCTGGGTGATTACGCGGCCCAGTTCGCCTCGGGCAAAATCAACCGTAGCGCCCTGATCACGACGCATTCTCGTGGGCCTGCCTCGCTTTTGATCAATGCGGATCAGGGCTTTGCCTTTCCCGCGCTGGATAAGGCTCTCGCCGCGGGCCTGCCGCTTTCCCAAGAGATGGGCATTGCCATCATGGCCATCGCCAATTCGCATCACTGCGGGGCCTTGTCCGTTCAGGTCGAGAAGATCGCCAATGCCGGTCTGATCGGCATCATGGTCGCCAATGCCCCCAAGGCGATTGCCCCTTGGGGCGGCAAGGCACCGCTATTTGGCACCAATCCGATTGCCTTTGCCACGCCGCAGGCCAATGGCGCGCCTTTGGTGATTGATCTGTCGCTGTCAAAAGTCGCGCGCGGCAAAGTGATGAACGCGCACAAGTCTAACCAACAGATCCCGCTTGGTTGGGCGCTGGATGCCCAAGGGAACCCGACGACCGATCCAGCCGAAGCGCTTGCCGGAACGATGCAGCCGATTGGCGAGGCGAAAGGCACCGCACTTGCCCTCATGGTCGAGATCCTTGCCGCCGCCTTTACCGGCAGCGCCATGAGCCATGAGGCGGGCACGTTTTTCGATGCAGACGGGCCTGCACCGCGTGTGGGCCAGACCCTGATCGCGATCCGTCCCGATGCCAGTTCCGACTTTCTGGCCCGTGTCAGCGCGCTTCTGGACACGATTCAGTCGATGGAGGGGGCACGCCCGCCCGGTGCGCGCAGGCGCCAAGAAATCCTGCGGAGCGAGGCCGAAGGCCTGTGCGTTCCAACGCAGTATATCGACGTCGCAAAGTCACTCGCCAATGGCGCTTAA